The following coding sequences lie in one Sorghum bicolor cultivar BTx623 chromosome 6, Sorghum_bicolor_NCBIv3, whole genome shotgun sequence genomic window:
- the LOC8072281 gene encoding maltose excess protein 1-like, chloroplastic: MSSPSVPSLRLPLRPASPPLSRRYLAGGSPNAAAPRAALLKPLASKAPASYHQPALLLHQRRRHGPPPAAATTTSKPVLKDPKKYQEWDSVTAKFAGAANIPFLLLQLPQIVLNARNLLAGNKTALFAVPWLGMLTGLLGNLSLLSYFAKKRETEAVIVQTLGVISTYAVLVQLAMAESMPVPQFVATSVVVAAGLILNFLNYVGWLPGTLWLLWEDFITVGGLAVLPQVMWSTFVPFIPNSVLPGIICGTLAVAAVAMARMGKLSDAGVKFVGSLSGWTATLLFMWMPVAQMWTNYLNPSNIKGLSAFSMLLAMLGNGLMLPRAVFIRDLMWFTGSAWACVLQGWGNLTCMYCFNSISREFYFATSAGLLLWLGFTLWRDAIAYGNSSPLTSLKELFFGK, translated from the exons ATGTCGTCGCCGTCGGTGCCCAGCCTCCGCCTCCCGCTCCGCCCCGCGTCACCGCCCCTCTCCCGGCGGTACCTCGCCGGAGGCTCCCCCAACGCGGCCGCGCCCCGCGCCGCCCTCCTAAAACCTCTCGCGTCCAAGGCGCCCGCGTCGTACCACCAGCCCGCGCTCCTCCTCCACCAGCGGCGCCGGCATGGCCCGCCCCCAGCTGCCGCGACCACCACCTCCAAGCCTGTTCTCAAG GACCCGAAGAAGTATCAGGAGTGGGACTCCGTGACGGCCAAGTTCGCCGGCGCGGCCAACATCCCCTTCCTCCTGCTCCAGCTCCCGCAGATCGTCCTCAATGCCCGCAACCTCCTCGCCGGCAACAAGACCGCGCTCTTCGCCGTGCCGTGGCTC GGAATGCTCACTGGGCTGCTGGGCAACCTCTCGCTCCTCTCCTATTTCGCCAAGAAGAGGGAGACGGAGGCGGTCATCGTGCAGACTCTTGGCGTCATCTCCACCTATGCGGTGCTCGTGCAGCTCGCCATGGCGGAATCCATGCCGGTGCCGCAGTTCGTAGCCACTTCAGTCGTTGTGGCTGCAGGGCTCATCCTGAACTTCCTCAATTACGTTGGCTGGCTCCCTGGAACCCTCTGGCTGCTGTGGGAGGATTTCATCACAGTAGGCGGCCTTGCCGTGCTCCCTCAG GTCATGTGGTCAACGTTTGTTCCCTTCATCCCCAATAGCGTACTGCCTGGCATAATCTGTGGTACTTTGGCTGTTGCAGCTGTTGCGATG GCAAGGATGGGCAAGCTTTCCGATGCAGGGGTTAAATTTGTTGGGTCATTGTCTGGTTGGACAGCCACGCTTCTCTTCATGTGGATGCCAGTGGCACAAATG TGGACAAATTACCTTAACCCAAGCAACATCAAAGGGTTGTCAGCTTTCAGCATGTTGCTTGCAATGCTTGGAAATGGACTTATGCTTCCTCGTGCTGTATTCATCCGCGATTTGATGTG GTTCACTGGTTCTGCTTGGGCATGCGTCCTACAGGGTTGGGGTAACCTGACATGCATGTACTG CTTTAATAGCATCAGCCGAGAATTTTACTTTGCAACATCAGCTGGTCTGCTTCTATGGCTAG GATTTACTCTATGGAGAGATGCCATTGCCTATGGCAACAGCTCGCCCTTGACTTCTTTGAAGGAGCTATTTTTTGGCAAGTGA
- the LOC8063923 gene encoding V-type proton ATPase subunit G1 → MDANRRQSGIQQLLAAEQEAQQIVNAARAAKSARLRQAKEEAEREIAEYRAQMEAEFQRKVAESSGDSGANVKRLEEETTAKIEQLSQQAASISPEVIQMLLRHVTTVKN, encoded by the exons ATGGATGCGAACAGGCGCCAGAGTGGAATCCAACAGTTGTTGGCTGCAGAGCAAGAGGCTCAGCAGATTGTAAATGCAGCTAGGGCTG CTAAGTCAGCAAGGCTTAGGCAAGCCAAGGAGGAGGCTGAGAGGGAAATAGCTGAATACCGTGCCCAGATGGAGGCTGAATTCCAGAGGAAGGTTGCAGAG AGCAGCGGTGACTCTGGTGCAAATGTTAAACGTCTTGAGGAAGAGACAACAGCAAAAATTGAACAACTCAGTCAACAGGCTGCAAGTATATCCCCAGAAGTCATTCAGATGCTTCTGAGGCATGTCACCACTGTGAAGAACTGA
- the LOC8072278 gene encoding uncharacterized protein LOC8072278 has protein sequence MSSSSSKSNFFGRAWDRARGKSDVERICKKVFEDLADKNTGLLDINSLHVATLMVYNSINKQLAGPHKDPPCLNTIAEKMKLYHDKKTILFTEFQELILEWVHKDLRLVLANKAAVAILGAPLLAVTAKNAARQVPRISDAVEQVPTPLLATVFSVGLMLLQDVRLGKQRE, from the exons atgtcgtcgtcctcgtccaaGTCTAACTTCTTCGGTCGCGCGTGGGACAGAGCACGCG GCAAGTCTGATGTCGAAAGAATTTGCAAGAAAGTCTTCGAGGACCTGGCGGACAAGAACACGGGGCTCCTGGACATCAACTCCCTCCACGTCGCCACCCTCATGGTTTACAA TTCAATCAACAAGCAGTTAGCCGGCCCTCACAAGGACCCTCCTTGCCTGAACACCATCGCCGAGAAAATGAAG TTGTACCACGACAAGAAAACGATACTGTTCACCGAGTTCCAGGAGCTGATCCTCGAGTGGGTGCACAAGGACCTGCGGCTGGTGCTCGCGAACAAGGCCGCCGTCGCGATCCTGGGCGCGCCGCTGCTCGCCGTGACGGCCAAGAACGCCGCCAGGCAGGTGCCGAGGATAAGCGACGCCGTGGAGCAGGTGCCCACGCCGCTGCTCGCCACCGTCTTCTCCGTCGGGCTCATGCTCCTGCAGGACGTCCGGCTGGGCAAGCAGAGGGAGTGA
- the LOC8063924 gene encoding multiple organellar RNA editing factor 2, chloroplastic — MATAARALVAARPARPLLPSRRLPSSSSIRPPRQRGGGVGSVRCMARRPDSSYSPLRSGQGGDRAPTEMAPLFPGCDYEHWLIVMDKPGGEGATKQQMIDCYIQTLAQVVGSEEEAKKRIYNVSCERYFGFGCEIDEETSNKLEGLPGVLFVLPDSYVDAENKDYGAELFVNGEIVQRSPERQRRVEPVPQRAQDRPRYSDRTRYVKRRENQSYQR; from the exons ATGGCCACCGCAGCGCGCGCCCTCGTCGCCGCACGCCCGGCGCGGCCGCTCCTCCCGTCACGGCGCCTCCCGTCCTCCTCTTCCATCCGCCCCCCGCGGCAACGTGGCGGCGGCGTTGGGTCCGTCCGCTGCATGGCGCGGCGGCCGGATTCCTCATATTCCCCGCTGCGGTCGGGTCAGGGCGGTGACCGTGCGCCGACGGAGATGGCGCCTCTGTTCCCTGGCTGCGACTACGAGCACTGGCTCATCGTCATGGACAAGCCCGGCGGCGAGGGCGCCACGAAGCAGCAAATGATCGATTGCTACATCCAGACCCTTGCCCAGGTGGTAGGGAG CGAAGAGGAGGCGAAGAAGAGGATATACAATGTGTCCTGCGAGCGCTATTTTGGATTCGGCTGCGAAATTGATGAAGAGACCTCCAACAAACTGGAAG GCCTTCCAGGGGTTCTATTTGTGCTTCCTGACTCTTATGTTGATGCTGAGAACAAGGATTATGGTG CTGAGTTATTTGTGAACGGTGAAATCGTTCAGCGATCGCCAGAAAGGCAGAGAAGGGTGGAGCCAGTGCCTCAGAGAGCTCAAGATCGACCCCGGTACAGTGACCGGACCCGCTATGTGAAGCGGAGGGAGAACCAGTCTTACCAGCGATGA
- the LOC8063922 gene encoding uncharacterized protein LOC8063922 produces MGQAWGNLQDKLQGRRWKEHQVRKITDKVFDRLTEDAQKREKEALRFEEVYIAVLCVYNDINKYLPGPHHDPPSKEKLKAMMDEYDVNLDGLLDREEFAEFIRKLTADSLCTISVKLLITLVAAPALAMATKRATEGVPGVGKVVRKMPNALYASAITLGVLLAQKSAEGVE; encoded by the exons ATGGGACAAGCCTGGGGTAATCTCCAAGACAAACTTCAAG GGCGGCGGTGGAAGGAGCACCAGGTGAGGAAGATCACCGACAAGGTGTTCGACCGCCTCACGGAGGACGCCCAGAAGCGCGAGAAGGAGGCCCTCAGATTCGAGGAGGTCTACATCGCCGTCCTCTGCGTCTACAA TGACATCAACAAGTACTTGCCAGGGCCGCACCACGATCCCCCGTCCAAGGAGAAGCTCAAGGCCATGATGGAT GAGTACGACGTGAACCTGGACGGGCTCCTGGACCGCGAGGAGTTCGCGGAGTTCATCCGGAAGCTGACCGCGGACTCGCTGTGCACGATCAGCGTGAAGCTGCTGATCACGCTGgtggcggcgccggcgctggcgaTGGCGACCAAGCGGGCGACGGAGGGCGTCCCCGGCGTGGGCAAGGTGGTGCGCAAGATGCCCAACGCGCTCTACGCCTCCGCCATCACCCTGGGCGTCCTGCTGGCGCAGAAATCCGCCGAGGGCGTCGAGTGA
- the LOC110436335 gene encoding thylakoid lumenal 29 kDa protein, chloroplastic, which translates to MAGASFLSTAPLVARGVAACSSISTPTRRHPHIRVCCRADAEGSEAAAHEERLRFRRRDFIGTCVGSAIGLELIDGSTRFSGVATAADLIERRQRSEFQSKIKDTLYVAIKAKPELVPSLLTLALNDAMTYDKATKTGGANGSIRLETSRPENSGLSAALDLLTEAKKEIDSFSKGGPISFADLIQFAAQSALKRSFLDAAIAKCGGNEEKGRTLYSAYGSNGQWGLFDRTFGRADAQEADPEGRVPEWSKASVQEMKDRFVAVGLGPRQLAVMSAFLGPDQAATEERLIADPDCRPWVEKYQRSRETVSRTDYEVDLITTLTKLSSFGQNINYEAYTYPKQKIDLGKLKL; encoded by the exons ATGGCGGGAGCGAGCTTCCTCTCGACCGCGCCGCTCGTTGCCCGCGGCGTCGCTGCCTGCTCTTCCATTTCGACTCCGACGCGGAGGCACCCGCAC ATTCGAGTTTGCTGCCGGGCTGACGCTGAGGGCTCGGAGGCTGCTGCTCATGAAGAGCGTCTGCGATTCCGCCGGAGAGATTTCATTGGCACCTGCGTCGGGAGCGCCATTGGTTTG GAATTGATCGACGGTTCTACAAGATTCTCTGGAGTGGCTACTGCAGCTGATCTCATTGAGCGTAGACAACGGTCGGAGTTCCAGT CAAAAATCAAAGATACGCTCTACGTAGCCATAAAG GCTAAGCCAGAGCTCGTTCCATCATTGTTGACCTTGGCACTGAATGATGCCATGACATATGACAAG GCCACAAAAACTGGAGGAGCAAATGGGTCTATCAGGCTAG AAACAAGCAGACCTGAAAACAGTGGGCTCTCTGCTGCATTGGATTTGCTGACTGAAGCCAAAAAGGAGATAGATTCCTTTTCCAAGGGAGGTCCCATTTCATTTGCAGATCTGATCCAGTTTGCAG CACAATCAGCACTGAAGAGATCATTTCTTGACGCGGCCATTGCCAAatgtggtggaaatgaagagAAGGGAAGAACCCTATACTCTGCATATGGTTCAAATGGGCAG TGGGGTCTGTTCGATAGAACATTCGGGAGAGCAGATGCACAGGAAGCAGATCCAGAGGGAAGAGTGCCTGAGTGGAGCAAAGCTTCTGTGCAGGAGATGAAGGATAGGTTCGTCGCTGTTGGGCTGGGTCCTCGCCAG CTTGCTGTTATGTCAGCATTCCTTGGACCTGACCAGGCTGCTACCGAGGAACGACTGATAGCTGATCCAGATTGCCGTCCATGGGTGGAGAAGTACCAGCGGAGCCGCGAGACTGTCTCCCGGACTGACTACGAA GTTGACCTGATTACCACACTCACAAAGCTGAGCTCCTTCGGCCAGAACATAAACTATGAAGCCTACACATACCCTAAGCAAAAGATTGACCTGGGCAAATTGAAACTGTAA
- the LOC8063925 gene encoding uncharacterized protein LOC8063925 — protein sequence MEGQPLHLLLAQPHHPPLRGLIPNRPTHYLPTSRLRFRVHRRKPKQLAAVPSRRPSGSQADAPGRSGWERVPNAVAAAVFQLAVCSLLFLFPNRARVLALPPPPGAAAVVEATQEEEDKEWEAALQKWKTKTYALSVPLRVVALRGSFPPSWIKDFVEVQGKRLKFSPELRANLDGIFSEMSQCMDKGQVQPKSAMAADAVTLGDSWLGYAIRQGLLEPVKNAEEQDWFRSLSDRWKVHLCRNQNGEADPNGTIWGVPYRWGTMVIAYKKNKFKRHNLKPIQDWEDLWRPELAGRISMVDSPREIIGAVLKHLGSSYNTVDMEIDVNGGREAVLNSFTQLQKQVQLFDSMDYLKSFSVGDVWVAVGWSSDVIPAAKRMSNVAVVVPKSGSSIWADLWAIPCATRFQTDQIGSRTRGPSPLIHQWFDFCLQSARSLPFRQDVIPGASPLYLENPVPEVPQDKNKRKPKLETNLVRGVPPPEILERCEFLEPLSGKALEDYQWLMSKVQRPRLGFFGNVLQKMSAVLDFKRRF from the exons ATGGAGGGCCAGCCGCTCCATCTCCTCCTCGCCCAGCCCCACCACCCTCCCCTCCGCGGTCTCATCCCCAACCGCCCTACTCACTACCTGCCCACCTCCCGCCTCCGATTCCGCGTACACCGTCGCAAGCCGAAGCAGCTCGCCGCAGTGCCTTCGAGACGTCCATCGGGCAGCCAGGCCGACGCACCTGGCCGTAGCGGCTGGGAGCGGGTGCCGaacgcggtggcggcggcggtgttCCAGCTGGCCGTATGCTCGCTCCTTTTTCTCTTCCCCAACCGTGCCCGAGTCCTCGCGCTCCCGCCTCCTCCGGGCGCCGCTGCGGTGGTTGAGGCgacgcaggaggaggaggacaagGAGTGGGAGGCTGCGCTGCAGAAGTGGAAGACCAAGACCTACGCGCTCTCGGTGCCCCTCCGGGTGGTCGCGCTCCGCGGCTCCTTCCCTCCATCTTGGATTAAG GATTTCGTTGAAGTTCAGGGGAAGAGGCTCAAATTCAGTCCCGAGCtccgtgctaatcttgatgggaTCTTCTCTGAGATGTCACAATGTATGGACAAGGGTCAAGTTCAGCCAAAGTCCGCAATGGCTGCTGATGCCGTTACCCTTGGGGACTCCTGGCTCGGCTATGCCATCCGCCAGGGATTGCTAGAGCCTGTCAAGAATGCTGAAGAACAGGATTGGTTTCGTAGCCTGAGTGACAGATGGAAG GTTCATTTGTGCAGGAACCAGAATGGAGAAGCAGATCCTAATGGTACAATATGGGGAGTTCCATACAGATGGGGCACCATGGTCATTGCTTACAAGAAAAACAAGTTCAAAAGACATAATCTGAAGCCAATACAg GATTGGGAGGACTTGTGGAGGCCTGAGCTTGCCGGCAGGATTTCAATGGTCGATTCTCCTAGAGAGATTATTGGTGCAGTTCTGAAGCATCTGGGGTCATCATATAACACAGTTGATATGGAAATAGATGTCAATGGTGGTAGAGAAGCAGTCCTAAATAGCTTTACACAACTACAGAAGCAG GTCCAACTATTCGATAGCATGGACTATCTGAAATCATTTAGTGTTGGAGATGTATGGGTTGCAGTGGGTTGGAGCAGCGATGTGATCCCTGCTGCAAAGCGAATGTCTAATGTCGCGGTGGTTGTTCCCAAGTCAGGCAGCAGCATATGGGCTGATCTATGG GCAATACCATGCGCGACAAGATTTCAGACTGACCAAATCGGTAGCCGAACCAGAGGCCCATCTCCACTGATCCACCAGTGGTTCGACTTCTGCCTGCAGAGTGCTAGGAGCCTACCCTTCCGCCAAGACGTCATCCCCGGAGCATCCCCGCTGTACCTCGAGAACCCTGTGCCAGAGGTCCCTCAAGATAAGAACAAGAGGAAGCCGAAGCTGGAGACGAACCTTGTCAGGGGAGTGCCTCCGCCCGAGATCCTGGAGAGATGCGAGTTTTTGGAGCCCCTGTCAGGTAAGGCGCTGGAGGATTACCAGTGGCTGATGTCTAAGGTGCAGAGACCTCGACTTGGTTTTTTTGGGAACGTGTTGCAAAAGATGTCAGCTGTACTAGACTTCAAAAGAAGATTTTAG
- the LOC8072279 gene encoding protein KOKOPELLI → MEKVWSDLHALKKLYGLLQRLDETSRALLKKLLDDATRQALLKQANPLTAASDSVIPFSLGLTSPKKMDQTASPSSSFLNNKLPEKTEMEQILSDLEALTKLYSLLHKGPADENLDVASMAVLMKILEDATQEAVRRQAKILSGSLVSPALERKLSMRSDCQTQHADPRLRPVASPRPSLLASEQSRRLNLQHSTVSRRSGLHGDGHRHAAEEPLSLARLASKCSSRTALPARHRPSQEQRHSSLSLPRFPADGTSRHGTVTGGTRLADRRDSICRSSCRGDQWSLERSSISSRSSSRRSVRRRQEILEKRVARLRMLKDKIATVFHHRHDQHQHQHHHLGGGQEAGPSSRSVVRGAGHLNSPWQYLTSMFHRAKGKYKNTRSRTVVGVPEKKRRGGGGGGNMHALFDAVQRHLKGKRRAPAGLKLRRKASRVRAKKIQHWWQRGMARVTAGSRPRHRLGHGKAGWL, encoded by the exons ATGGAGAAAGTGTGGTCTGATCTGCATGCGCTCAAGAAGCTATACGGGCTGCTTCAAAGG TTAGATGAGACGTCCAGGGCCCTTCTGAAGAAGCTGCTTGATGATGCTACACGCCAAGCTCTCCTGAAGCAGGCAAAT CCTCTTACTGCTGCTTCTGATTCGGTGATTCCGTTTTCTCTTGGTTTGACGTCTCCAAAGAAAATGGATCAAACAGCATCGCCGAGTTCATCATTTCTTAACAAC AAATTGCCAGAAAAAACAGAGATGGAGCAAATTTTGTCTGATCTGGAGGCGCTCACAAAACTGTACAGCCTGCTTCACAAGGGTCCGGCAGATGAAAAT TTAGACGTTGCATCCATGGCTGTTCTGATGAAGATACTAGAAGATGCTACCCAGGAGGCTGTCCGGAGGCAGGCAAAG ATTCTATCAGGTTCTCTAGTGTCCCCTGCGCTAGAGAGAAAGCTCTCCATGCGATCAGACTGCCAGACACAGCATGCCGATCCGCGCCTGAGGCCAGTGGCCTCACCCAGACCTAGCCTCCTGGCCAGTGAGCAATCGCGCCGGCTAAACCTGCAAC ATTCTACAGTGTCACGCCGATCCggcctccacggcgacggccaTCGCCATGCAGCGGAAGAGCCTCTGTCCCTTGCTCGCCTCGCCTCCAAGTGCTCGTCGAGAACCGCATTGCCGGCACGGCACCGTCCAAGCCAAGAGCAGCGGCACTCCAGCCTCAGCCTCCCCCGTTTCCCCGCAGATGGAACGTCGAGACATGGCACGGTGACCGGAGGTACTCGGCTTGCCGATCGCCGGGACAGCATCTGTCGCAGCTCCTGCCGTGGTGACCAGTGGTCGCTGGAACGCAGCAgcatcagcagcaggagcagcagccggcGTTCCGT GCGACGTCGGCAGGAAATCCTGGAGAAGCGGGTGGCGCGGCTGCGGATGCTCAAGGACAAAATCGCCACGGTGTTCCATCACCGCCAcgaccagcaccagcaccagcaccaccaCCTCGGGGGCGGCCAGGAGGCTGGCCCCTCGTCCAGGAGCGTCGTCCGCGGCGCAGGCCACCTCAACTCGCCGTGGCAGTACCTTACGAGCATGTTCCACCGCGCTAAAGGCAAATACAAGAATACTAGGAGCCGGACGGTGGTAGGCGTGCCGGAGAAGAAGAGgcgcggtggtggcggcggcgggaacATGCACGCGCTATTCGATGCGGTGCAGCGGCATTTGAAGGGCAAGCGGAGGGCACCGGCGGGCTTAAAACTGAGGAGGAAGGCCAGCCGGGTGCGGGCCAAGAAGATACAACATTGGTGGCAGCGGGGCATGGCAAGGGTGACGGCGGGCAGTAGACCACGGCACCGTTTAGGGCATGGAAAGGCAGGGTGGCTGTAG
- the LOC8072280 gene encoding trihelix transcription factor GT-3b yields MMEAGGAGAGGRDERVPQWGAQETRELIMARGEMERETVAARRSAKTMWEAVAARLRERGYRRTAEQCKCKWKNLVNRYKGKETSDPEIGRQCPFFEELHAVFTERARNMQRQLLESESGASVKRKLKRPGGDRSSGESDDEDDGGEESDDEKPMHSRKRKADDKKQQYQRMSEKSRAGISSIHELLQDFLVQQQHIDVRWQEMMERRAQERVVFEQQWRQTMQKLEQERLLLEHSWMEREEQRRMREEARAEKRDALLTTLLNKLLQEDL; encoded by the exons ATGATGGAGgcgggaggagcgggagcgggagGAAGGGACGAGAGGGTGCCGCAGTGGGGCGCGCAGGAGACGCGGGAGCTGATCATGGCGCGCGGGGAGATGGAGCGGGAGACCGTTGCGGCGCGCCGCAGCGCCAAGACGATGTGGGAGGCCGTCGCCGCGCGGCTCCGGGAGCGGGGCTACCGACGAACCGCCGAGCAGTGCAAGTGCAAGTGGAAGAACCTCGTCAACCGCTACAAG GGGAAAGAAACTTCTGATCCAGAAATTGGTAGGCAGTGTCCCTTCTTTGAAGAGCTGCATGCTGTCTTCACAGAGCGTGCTAGAAATATGCAGCGACAACTCCTTGAGTCTGAATCTGGAGCTTCTGTCAAAAGGAAACTGAAGCGACCTGGTGGTGACCGGTCATCTGGGGAGTCTGATGATGAGGACGATGGTGGTGAAGAAAGCGATGATGAGAAGCCGATGCACAGCAGAAAGAGGAAAGCTGATGATAAGAAACAGCAATATCAAAGAATGTCTGAGAAGTCAAGAGCAGGAATTTCAAGCATCCATGAACTGCTGCAGGATTTCCTGGTGCAGCAACAGCACATTGATGTCCGGTGGCAGGAGATGATGGAAAGACGTGCCCAGGAGCGGGTTGTTTTCGAACAACAATGGCGGCAGACAATGCAGAAGCTGGAGCAGGAGAGGTTGTTGCTGGAACACTCGTGGATGGAACGGGAGGAGCAAAGAAGGATGAGAGAAGAAGCACGAGCTGAGAAAAGGGATGCGCTCCTGACCACTCTGTTGAACAAACTCCTACAGGAAGATCTATAG